The following coding sequences are from one Gouania willdenowi unplaced genomic scaffold, fGouWil2.1 scaffold_14_arrow_ctg1, whole genome shotgun sequence window:
- the LOC114458611 gene encoding rapamycin-insensitive companion of mTOR-like — translation MHTSFVRKTATEKERTLSIGDDDEEDTENQHGSCHDQLGEDWHLRGRENQFKSHSQSFNSDNSSCLSSPSSSPSKDILLSTEATDGANLSSTTGTTQSSALRLCSSLLSLPKSYSMHRARPCGSLTSVRRTQSLKYSSHCTQSSSLGHSGSREVSGKSRWKYSHTGCTSSQDAQGYATLRRLQHQRIQPSLSRCESLGSPAKDILLANAITMKSGSLDSTLASRRFMRALGCASLDKEELLSPINKTTLQLSSSLRSFVTSTTLNPSEEYMGLALPFDISNMLQIKERPYFKKMISLHSVEGSDGFCSTDSSDVTGGSQGERQLLDSEEAEFQEHIENNCLYCGLSQLGFSCQQDLIEVPVSESCGSILANQQGPTIQAKLSGVSGCSVSASQGSAGSNRSTELVLGVKFIPEDAMAGRVLLRKKVLRLVINLSSSVGTKNHETSLLMIKEKFPHAFDDICLYSEVSYLLSQSMFHLPTRRFIQELFQDVTFTPMYEAAENVLSTTVHKASALHCD, via the exons ATGCACACGTCATTTGTGAGGAAAACTGCCACAGAAAAAGAGAGAACTCTCAGCATtggagatgatgatgaagaggacacTGAGAACCAACATGGAAGCTGCCATGACCAACTGGGTGAAGATTGGCATTTAAGAGGCAGAGAAAACCAGTTTAAATCCCACAGTCAAAGCTTTAACAGTGACAACTCCTCCTGCTTATCCTCCCCAAGCTCCAGCCCTTCCAAGGATATTCTTCTCTCCACTGAAGCCACAGATGGTGCCAACCTTTCCAGCACTACAGGAACCACACAGTCCTCAGCCCTCCGCCTGTGTTCCTCACTTCTCTCACTTCCAAAGTCCTACTCTATGCATCGTGCCCGTCCTTGCGGCTCTCTCACTTCTGTCCGCAGGACGCAGTCTCTGAAGTATTCTTCACATTGCACCCAAAGCAGCTCTTTGGGCCATTCTGGCTCCAGAGAAGTTTCAGGGAAATCCAGGTGGAAGTATTCCCACACTGGGTGCACAAGTTCCCAGGATGCTCAGGGCTACGCCACCCTCAGGAGACTGCAGCACCAACGCATCCAGCCATCTCTGTCCCGCTGTGAGTCTCTGGGCTCTCCAGCCAAAGACATCCTCTTGGCCAATGCTATTACTATGAAATCAGGAAGTCTGGACTCCACACTGGCATCAAGAAG GTTTATGAGGGCGCTGGGTTGTGCATCTCTTGACAAAGAAGAGCTGCTGAGCCCAATCAACAAAACCACGTTACAGCTCTCATCGTCTCTGCGCTCCTTTGTCACCTCCACCACTTTAAACCCCTCAGAGGAATACATGGGCCTGGCTTTGCCCTTTGACATCAGCAACATGCTCCAG ATCAAAGAAAGGCCATATTTTAAGAAGATGATCAGCCTGCATTCTGTAGAGGGTTCTGATGGATTCTGCTCTACAGATTCAAGTG ATGTGACGGGTGGAAGCCAGGGAGAACGGCAGCTGCTGGATTCTGAGGAGGCGGAGTTTCAGGAGCACATAGAAAACAACTGTCTGTACTGTGGACTGTCTCAATTAGGTTTTAGCTGCCAACAAG atCTAATTGAAGTTCCAGTCTCTGAGTCATGCGGTTCGATTCTAGCCAATCAGCAGGGGCCCACAATCCAAGCTAAGCTATCGGGTGTGTCTGGATGCAGTGTATCTGCATCCCAAGGCTCAGCTGGGAGCAATCGCAGCACAGAACTTGTTCTGG GTGTAAAGTTCATCCCAGAGGACGCTATGGCAGGCAGAGTCCTACTGAGGAAGAAGGTGCTCCGCCTGGTCATAAATCTAAGCTCGTCTGTTGGGACCAAAAACCATGAAACCAGTCTGTTAAT GATCAAGGAGAAGTTCCCTCATGCCTTTGATGACATCTGTCTCTACTCTGAGGTGTCCTACTTGCTTTCTCAAAGCATGTTCCATCTGCCAACTCGCCGCTTCATTCAGGAGCTTTTCCAAGATGTAACATTCACACCA ATGTACGAAGCAGCAGAGAATGTCCTGTCAACAACTGTGCACAAGGCTTCTGCTCTCCACTGTGATTGA